From Salminus brasiliensis chromosome 21, fSalBra1.hap2, whole genome shotgun sequence, a single genomic window includes:
- the rbms2a gene encoding RNA-binding motif, single-stranded-interacting protein 2 isoform X1 yields MLLSVPPRTGINPYNGYTGRNSKKQAYMSSSHQMAPSSPNTNSSSTGGGEQLSKTNLYIRGLHPGTTDQDLVKLCQPYGKIVSTKAILDKTTNKCKGYGFVDFDSPAAAQKAVSSLKSAGVQAQMAKQQEQDPTNLYISNLPVSMDEQELEAMLKSFGQVISTRILRDASGTSRGVGFARMESTEKCEAIIQHFNGKYIKTPPGVPVPTEPLLCKFADGGQKKRQNQGKYLQNGRPWARDADAGGMTLTYDPTALQNGFYSSPYSIAPNRMIAQTSLSPYLPSQVPSYQMHSPSWMHHQSYLMQPTGTVLTPTMDHTMSIQPTSMMGPLAQQLSHLSLGSAGTYMPANTTMQGTYIPQYTPVPPSSVTVEENSGQQQQVSMETPAEHTNYSYQHNK; encoded by the exons cAGGCCTATATGTCCTCCAGCCACCAGATGGCACCCTCCAGTCCCAACACCAACAGTAGCAGTACAGGGGGAGGGGAACAACTGAGCAAAACAAACCTCTACATTCGGGGCCTCCACCCCGGGACCACCGACCAGGACCTGGTGAAGCTTTGTCAGCC GTATGGCAAGATTGTgtccaccaaggccatcctggacAAAACCACCAATAAGTGCAAAG gctATGGATTTGTTGATTTTGACAGTCCAGCAGCAGCGCAGAAGGCTGTATCATCATTGAAGTCCGCTGGTGTTCAAGCTCAGATGGCCAAG CAACAGGAACAGGACCCCACTAACCTGTACATCTCCAACCTGCCTGTGTCCATGGATGAGCAGGAGCTGGAGGCTATGCTAAAGTCATTTGGTCAGGTCATTTCCACACGCATTCTCCGCGACGCCAGCGGGACCAGCCGGGGCGTGGGCTTTGCACG GATGGAATCCACAGAAAAATGTGAAGCcattattcaacattttaacggcAAATATATCAAAACTCCTCCAGGAGTGCcag TGCCGACAGAACCTTTGTTATGCAAGTTTGCTGACGGCGGACAAAAGAAGCGGCAGAACCAGGGAAAGTACCTGCAGAACGGTCGGCCGTGGGCGAGAGATGCTGATGCG GGAGGGATGACCCTAACATACGACCCGACAGCCTTACAGAACGG ATTTTATTCGTCTCCATACAGCATCGCTCCCAACAGAATGATCGCTCAGACCTCCCTGTCTCCGTACCTGCCCTCTCAAGTGCCGTCTTACCAG atgcacagtcccTCCTGGATGCATCATCAGTCGTACCTCATGCAGCCGACA GGGACGGTTCTGACCCCAACTATGGATCACACCATGTCCATTCAGCCCACCTCGATGATGGGCCCCCTCGcccagcagctcagccacctgTCACTGGGCAGTGCTGGCACG TACATGCCTGCAAACACTACTATGCAAGGGACTTACATCCCACAATACACCCCAGTGCCTCCCTCTAGTGTCACAGTAGAG GAAAACAGCGGACAACAGCAACAGGTTTCCATGGAAACTCCTGCAGAACACACAAATTACTCCTACCAGCATAACAAATGA
- the faim2b gene encoding fas apoptotic inhibitory molecule 2b, with protein MTQKKVAPTVSTVAGNLPPSYEEANAGCPSYCCTDGLIFWEDKNIRRVFIRKVYSILMLQMLVTITIVAVFMFLAPVRFYVQTHPGLYSLSNFLFLGTYLALSCCGELRRQFPWNLILLTVFTLSMACMLGFVSSFYNSRSVVLCLGITAAVCLSITIFSFQSRVDVTSFQGILFMLCMVMLCCALVMGFVVPFGYVPWLHAIYGIVGAIVFTMFLAFDTQLLMGNRLYTISPEEYIFATLSLYLDIIYLFTFLLQLFGEGRE; from the exons GATGCCCAAGCTACTGCTGTACCGATGGCTTGATTTTCTGGGAAGACAAAAACATCCGGCGTGTTTTTATCCGTAAG GTTTATTCCATTTTGATGCTGCAGATGCTCGTGACCATTACCATTGTggctgttttcatgttttt GGCACCAGTAAGGTTCTACGTTCAAACTCATCCTGGACTGTATTCACTGTCCAA ttttctgTTTCTTGGAACGTATTTGGCATTGTCGTGCTGCGGAGAATTAAG GAGGCAGTTTCCATGGAATCTGATTCTGCTAACAGTCTTT ACACTGAGCATGGCCTGCATGTTGGGCTTTGTTTCCAG CTTCTACAACTCCAGGTCAGTGGTGCTGTGTCTGGGAATCACTGCTGCAGTGTGTCTTTCCATCACAATCTTCAGCTTCCAGAGTCGG GTTGATGTTACCTCTTTCCAGGGCATTCTATTCATGCTCTGCATGGTCATGCTCTGCTGTGCGCTGGTGATGGGATTTGTAGTCCCATTTGGATAC GTGCCCTGGTTACACGCAATCTATGGGATTGTGGGAGCAATCGTCTTTACTATG TTCCTGGCCTTCGATACTCAGCTGCTGATGGGGAACAGGCTGTACACTATAAGCCCTGAGGAGTACATCTTTGCTACTCTGAGTCTGTACCTGGACATCATCTacctctttaccttcctgctgCAGCTTTTTGGGGAAGGAAGGGAATAA
- the rbms2a gene encoding RNA-binding motif, single-stranded-interacting protein 2 isoform X2, whose translation MLLSVPPRTGINPYNGYTGRNSKKAYMSSSHQMAPSSPNTNSSSTGGGEQLSKTNLYIRGLHPGTTDQDLVKLCQPYGKIVSTKAILDKTTNKCKGYGFVDFDSPAAAQKAVSSLKSAGVQAQMAKQQEQDPTNLYISNLPVSMDEQELEAMLKSFGQVISTRILRDASGTSRGVGFARMESTEKCEAIIQHFNGKYIKTPPGVPVPTEPLLCKFADGGQKKRQNQGKYLQNGRPWARDADAGGMTLTYDPTALQNGFYSSPYSIAPNRMIAQTSLSPYLPSQVPSYQMHSPSWMHHQSYLMQPTGTVLTPTMDHTMSIQPTSMMGPLAQQLSHLSLGSAGTYMPANTTMQGTYIPQYTPVPPSSVTVEENSGQQQQVSMETPAEHTNYSYQHNK comes from the exons GCCTATATGTCCTCCAGCCACCAGATGGCACCCTCCAGTCCCAACACCAACAGTAGCAGTACAGGGGGAGGGGAACAACTGAGCAAAACAAACCTCTACATTCGGGGCCTCCACCCCGGGACCACCGACCAGGACCTGGTGAAGCTTTGTCAGCC GTATGGCAAGATTGTgtccaccaaggccatcctggacAAAACCACCAATAAGTGCAAAG gctATGGATTTGTTGATTTTGACAGTCCAGCAGCAGCGCAGAAGGCTGTATCATCATTGAAGTCCGCTGGTGTTCAAGCTCAGATGGCCAAG CAACAGGAACAGGACCCCACTAACCTGTACATCTCCAACCTGCCTGTGTCCATGGATGAGCAGGAGCTGGAGGCTATGCTAAAGTCATTTGGTCAGGTCATTTCCACACGCATTCTCCGCGACGCCAGCGGGACCAGCCGGGGCGTGGGCTTTGCACG GATGGAATCCACAGAAAAATGTGAAGCcattattcaacattttaacggcAAATATATCAAAACTCCTCCAGGAGTGCcag TGCCGACAGAACCTTTGTTATGCAAGTTTGCTGACGGCGGACAAAAGAAGCGGCAGAACCAGGGAAAGTACCTGCAGAACGGTCGGCCGTGGGCGAGAGATGCTGATGCG GGAGGGATGACCCTAACATACGACCCGACAGCCTTACAGAACGG ATTTTATTCGTCTCCATACAGCATCGCTCCCAACAGAATGATCGCTCAGACCTCCCTGTCTCCGTACCTGCCCTCTCAAGTGCCGTCTTACCAG atgcacagtcccTCCTGGATGCATCATCAGTCGTACCTCATGCAGCCGACA GGGACGGTTCTGACCCCAACTATGGATCACACCATGTCCATTCAGCCCACCTCGATGATGGGCCCCCTCGcccagcagctcagccacctgTCACTGGGCAGTGCTGGCACG TACATGCCTGCAAACACTACTATGCAAGGGACTTACATCCCACAATACACCCCAGTGCCTCCCTCTAGTGTCACAGTAGAG GAAAACAGCGGACAACAGCAACAGGTTTCCATGGAAACTCCTGCAGAACACACAAATTACTCCTACCAGCATAACAAATGA